One window of the Mycobacteriales bacterium genome contains the following:
- a CDS encoding NAD(P)H-hydrate dehydratase, with translation MRAAYDADTVRSAEQALLDALPEGTLMQRAAHALARRCAELLAPVYGSRVVLLVGSGGNGGDALYAGAQLARRGARVDALLLSPTPLAPALAALHDSGGRSRPAGGDRDGELLNAADLVVDGMVGIGASGALRAPMARLAQLSADSDATVVAVDVPSGIDASTGTVDGVAVHANVTVTFGGIKTGLLVDPGAAHAGLVELVEIGLDLPASRFTALDAGDVAALMPRPAAESDKYRRGVLGVVAGSNGYPGAALLSVGGALATGPGMVRFVGTYGPAHVVRLRWPEAVVTEIQAGDADAMLDAGRVQAWVVGPGLGTGEEARALVAAALDTEVPVLLDADAITIVAASPDLVSGRDQPTLLTPHAGELARLIDRDRGWIEGHRIEAACGAARSLGATVLLKGSTTIVAEPSGDVRVNTVSTPYLATAGSGDVLSGVCGALLAGGVSALDAGSAGAFVHGLAGLVAAGQPAAPITAISVVEAIAEAIRRTR, from the coding sequence ATGCGCGCGGCGTACGACGCGGACACGGTTCGCAGCGCCGAGCAGGCGCTGCTGGACGCGTTGCCCGAAGGAACGCTGATGCAGCGGGCTGCGCACGCGCTCGCACGCCGTTGCGCCGAGCTGCTCGCGCCGGTCTACGGCTCGCGTGTCGTTCTGCTCGTCGGGTCGGGCGGCAACGGCGGGGACGCGCTCTACGCCGGAGCGCAGCTGGCGCGACGCGGCGCGCGCGTCGACGCGTTGCTGCTCAGCCCGACGCCGCTCGCGCCAGCCCTCGCCGCGCTGCATGACAGCGGCGGCAGGTCGCGCCCGGCCGGCGGCGACCGCGACGGCGAGCTGCTCAACGCCGCGGACCTGGTCGTGGACGGCATGGTCGGCATCGGCGCGTCCGGCGCGCTGCGCGCCCCGATGGCGCGCCTGGCGCAGCTGTCGGCCGACAGCGACGCCACCGTCGTCGCCGTCGACGTCCCCAGCGGGATCGACGCCTCGACCGGCACCGTGGACGGCGTCGCGGTACACGCGAACGTCACGGTGACGTTCGGGGGGATCAAGACCGGTCTGCTGGTCGACCCGGGGGCCGCACACGCCGGCCTCGTCGAGCTCGTCGAGATCGGGCTCGACCTCCCGGCATCCCGCTTCACAGCGCTGGATGCCGGGGACGTCGCCGCGCTCATGCCGCGACCGGCGGCGGAGTCGGACAAGTATCGCCGCGGGGTGCTGGGCGTTGTCGCGGGCAGCAACGGCTATCCCGGCGCGGCGCTGCTCTCGGTGGGCGGCGCCCTCGCGACCGGCCCCGGGATGGTCCGCTTCGTCGGAACCTACGGACCGGCCCACGTGGTGCGGTTGCGCTGGCCCGAGGCGGTCGTGACCGAGATCCAGGCCGGCGACGCGGACGCGATGCTCGACGCCGGCCGGGTCCAGGCCTGGGTCGTCGGCCCCGGCCTGGGTACGGGCGAGGAGGCGCGTGCCCTGGTGGCGGCAGCGCTCGACACCGAGGTGCCGGTGCTGCTCGACGCGGACGCCATCACGATCGTCGCGGCCAGCCCTGACCTGGTCAGCGGACGCGACCAACCCACGCTTCTCACCCCACACGCCGGCGAGCTGGCGAGACTGATCGACCGCGACCGTGGCTGGATCGAGGGCCATCGGATCGAGGCCGCCTGCGGCGCCGCCCGCTCACTCGGCGCGACGGTCCTGCTCAAAGGATCGACCACGATCGTCGCGGAGCCGTCCGGCGACGTACGCGTCAACACCGTGTCGACGCCGTACCTCGCCACCGCTGGGAGTGGCGATGTGCTGTCCGGGGTGTGCGGCGCGCTGCTGGCCGGCGGCGTGAGCGCGCTGGATGCCGGATCGGCCGGTGCGTTCGTTCATGGCCTCGCCGGCTTGGTGGCGGCGGGGCAGCCGGCGGCGCCGATCACCGCGATCAGCGTCGTCGAGGCGATTGCGGAGGCGATCCGCCGGACCCGCTGA
- a CDS encoding holo-ACP synthase, which translates to MIVGIGVDVASLDRFAESLERTPHLRERLFTPDERAAKPESLAATFAAKEAVAKALGAPGGLDWHDVEVRHDPAGAPYLAVTGTVAQASLDKRIDRWHLSISHDAGVVVAMVIAETV; encoded by the coding sequence GTGATCGTCGGGATCGGGGTCGACGTTGCAAGCCTCGACCGGTTCGCCGAGAGCCTCGAACGCACTCCGCATTTGCGGGAGCGACTGTTCACGCCGGACGAGCGGGCGGCGAAGCCCGAGTCGCTGGCCGCGACGTTCGCCGCGAAGGAAGCTGTGGCGAAGGCCCTCGGCGCGCCGGGCGGGCTGGACTGGCACGACGTCGAGGTGCGCCACGATCCGGCTGGCGCGCCGTACCTCGCGGTGACCGGCACCGTCGCGCAAGCCTCCCTCGACAAGCGCATCGACCGGTGGCACCTGTCGATCTCGCACGACGCGGGGGTGGTCGTCGCGATGGTGATTGCGGAGACCGTCTGA
- the glmS gene encoding glutamine--fructose-6-phosphate transaminase (isomerizing), which produces MCGIVGYVGAKPALDVVMDGLARLEYRGYDSAGVAIRTDGGELTVVRKAGKLANLRSALADPAAGDLTGTQGIGHTRWATHGAPNDRNAHPHTDCTGAVAVVHNGTLENFTELRDGLEHRGHTLRSETDTEAVAHLIEEQYDGDLAAAVRAVCRELDGSFVLVVSHRDEPDVVVGARRNLPLVVGLGDGENFLASDVTAFIAHTRTARLVDQDQVVVLRRDQVTVTDLDGDPVRGEEFHVDWDVAAAEKSGYEYFMLKEIDEQPESVRETIGGRLDPAGRLILDELAMSDEDIQGLTQVIVVAAGSSYHSGLVGKYAIERWARLPVQVEMASEFRYRDPVLDQHTLVVAVSQSGETADTLEAVRHARRQRAWVLAVSNTVGSSIARESDATFYTRCGPEIAVASTKAVMSQLAAMYLVGLHLAQIRGYRDDDEVRSHFHDLSLTPDLVAEVLNRMDPVRKLAREIAGHERVLFLGRHVGYPMALEGALKLKELAYVSAEGFPAGEIKHGPIALIDKGTPVVVIAPRHALTPKLVTNVQEIRARGARTIVIATDGDESLTPHADELIRIPNTKSLLSPLLAIVPMQVLAAEFAMARGLDIDQPRNLAKSVTVE; this is translated from the coding sequence CAGCGCGCTCGCCGACCCCGCCGCGGGCGACCTGACCGGCACCCAGGGCATCGGGCACACCCGCTGGGCGACCCACGGCGCGCCGAACGACCGCAACGCCCACCCGCACACCGACTGCACCGGCGCCGTCGCGGTCGTGCACAACGGCACCCTCGAGAACTTCACCGAGCTGCGCGACGGGTTGGAGCACCGCGGGCACACCCTGCGCAGCGAGACCGACACCGAAGCGGTCGCCCATTTGATCGAGGAGCAGTACGACGGCGACCTGGCGGCGGCCGTCCGAGCTGTCTGCCGCGAGCTCGACGGTTCGTTCGTGCTCGTCGTCAGTCACCGCGACGAGCCCGACGTGGTGGTCGGCGCCCGCCGCAACCTGCCGCTCGTCGTCGGGCTGGGCGACGGTGAGAACTTCCTCGCCAGTGACGTCACGGCGTTCATCGCGCACACCAGGACCGCCCGGCTGGTCGACCAGGACCAGGTCGTCGTGCTGCGTCGCGACCAGGTCACGGTCACCGACCTCGACGGCGATCCCGTCCGCGGCGAGGAGTTCCACGTCGACTGGGACGTGGCGGCGGCCGAGAAGTCCGGTTACGAGTACTTCATGCTCAAGGAGATCGACGAGCAGCCCGAGTCGGTGCGCGAGACGATCGGTGGCCGCCTCGACCCGGCCGGGCGACTGATCCTCGACGAGCTGGCCATGAGCGACGAGGACATCCAAGGCCTGACGCAGGTGATCGTGGTCGCCGCCGGCTCGTCGTACCACTCCGGCCTCGTCGGCAAGTACGCGATCGAACGCTGGGCCCGGTTGCCGGTGCAGGTCGAGATGGCCAGCGAGTTCCGCTACCGCGACCCCGTGCTGGACCAGCACACGCTCGTCGTCGCGGTCAGCCAGAGCGGGGAGACCGCAGACACGCTCGAAGCGGTCCGGCACGCCCGCCGGCAACGGGCCTGGGTGCTGGCCGTCAGCAACACCGTCGGGTCCTCGATCGCGCGCGAGAGCGACGCGACGTTCTACACCCGCTGCGGCCCGGAGATCGCCGTCGCCTCGACCAAAGCCGTGATGTCACAGCTCGCGGCGATGTACCTCGTCGGGCTGCACCTCGCGCAGATCCGCGGCTATCGCGACGACGACGAGGTGCGGTCGCATTTCCACGACTTGTCCCTCACACCCGACCTGGTCGCCGAGGTCCTGAACCGGATGGACCCGGTTCGCAAGCTGGCACGCGAGATCGCCGGTCACGAGCGGGTCCTCTTCCTCGGTCGCCACGTCGGCTACCCGATGGCGCTGGAAGGTGCGTTGAAGCTCAAAGAGCTCGCTTACGTGTCGGCGGAAGGTTTCCCGGCCGGGGAGATCAAGCACGGCCCCATCGCGCTGATCGACAAGGGAACACCGGTCGTGGTGATCGCACCACGCCACGCCCTGACCCCGAAGCTGGTCACCAACGTGCAGGAGATCCGCGCCCGCGGCGCGCGAACGATCGTCATCGCCACCGACGGCGACGAAAGCCTGACTCCTCACGCCGACGAGCTGATCCGGATCCCCAACACCAAGTCGTTGTTGTCGCCGCTGCTGGCGATCGTCCCGATGCAGGTGCTCGCCGCCGAGTTCGCGATGGCTCGCGGGCTCGACATCGACCAGCCGCGCAACCTGGCCAAGAGCGTCACGGTCGAATAG